A single window of Rutidosis leptorrhynchoides isolate AG116_Rl617_1_P2 unplaced genomic scaffold, CSIRO_AGI_Rlap_v1 contig140, whole genome shotgun sequence DNA harbors:
- the LOC139881304 gene encoding LOW QUALITY PROTEIN: translocator protein homolog (The sequence of the model RefSeq protein was modified relative to this genomic sequence to represent the inferred CDS: inserted 1 base in 1 codon), translating to MSHRRPDRVNGSKPDTRRMAMAKRGLRSLAIAVALPLSLTLINIYLFGSGKRYATLAKPFWFPPLWIIHIMCTVSNLLMGLSAWLVWAEGGLHSNPTALSLYLGQLGLSLAWDPITLWIGARWVGLFCXLGMFGALAGCSRVFRRVNPIAADLVKMCLAWAAFLAVVNLKLVFL from the exons ATGTCACACAGGCGTCCCGACAGGGTTAATGGGTCGAAACCCGACACCAGAAGAATGGCTATGGCGAAACGTGGGCTTCGATCACTAGCCATAGCCGTTGCTCTGCCTCTCTCTCTAACCTTAATCAACATCTACCTATTTGGGTCGGGTAAGAGGTATGCCACGTTGGCGAAACCGTTTTGGTTCCCTCCTTTATGGATAATCCACATCATGTGTACGGTCTCGAACCTCTTGATGGGTCTTTCGGCTTGGCTCGTGTGGGCGGAAGGTGGGTTGCACAGCAACCCGACGGCTCTGTCTCTGTATCTGGGTCAATTGGGTTTGAGCTTGGCTTGGGATCCGATCACGTTGTGGATCGGTGCTAGATGGGTCGGGTTGTTTT GTCTGGGGATGTTCGGGGCACTTGCTGGGTGTTCTCGGGTGTTTAGACGGGTAAACCCGATCGCTGCTGATTTGGTTAAGATGTGTTTGGCTTGGGCTGCTTTCTTGGCAGTTGTAAATCTTAAGTTAGTTTTCCTTTAA
- the LOC139881302 gene encoding LOW QUALITY PROTEIN: protein LOW PSII ACCUMULATION 1, chloroplastic-like (The sequence of the model RefSeq protein was modified relative to this genomic sequence to represent the inferred CDS: inserted 1 base in 1 codon; deleted 2 bases in 2 codons; substituted 1 base at 1 genomic stop codon) translates to MAMAVGVAATTILTPQKKNGRFSTVSSSSSTSQEADALQTAESCVNLGLSLFSRGRVKDALIQFETALSLDPNPVEAQAALYNKACCHAYRGEGKKAADCLRSALRDYGLKFGTILNDPDLASFRTLTEFKELQEEVSXVGGEDIGYGFRRDLKLISEVQAPFRGVRRFFYVAFTAAAGISTFFTIPRLISAINGGNGAPDLLETAGNVAINIGGIIVFVALFLWENKKEEEQLAQITRDETLSRLXLRLSTNRVVELVQLRDTVRPVILAGTKETISRAMQNAEKFRPDLLRRGVLLIPVIWGERKEQKMEKKGFGSTPKAAAALPSIGEDFDKRAQYIVGQSKLKAEIRFKAEVVSPAEWERWIRDQQKFEGVTPGEDVYIILRLDGRVRRSGKGMPDWEQIAKELPAIDALLSKLER, encoded by the exons ATGGCTATGGCTGTCGGTGTGGCTG CAACAACGATTTTGACACCCCAGAAGAAGAATGGCCGTTTCTCAACTGTCTCGTCTTCCTCTTCCACATCTCAGGAAGCTGACGCCTTACAGACTGCTGAATCCTGTGTCAATTTAGGCCTCTCCTTGTTCTCCAGAGGACGG GTTAAAGATGCTTTAATTCAGTTTGAGACAGCTCTTAGTTTAGACCCCAACCCTGTGGAGGCTCAAGCTGCTCTCTATAACAAAGCTTGCTGCCATGCTTATCG AGGCGAAGGAAAAAAAGCTGCTGACTGCCTCCGTTCTGCTTTGAGGGACTATGGTCTCAAGTTTGGAACCATACTGAATGATCCGGATCTGGCCTCTTTTAGAACCTTAACTGAATTCAAGGAGTTGCAAGAAGAGGTTA GCTAGGTGGGAGGGGAGGATATAGGATATGGCTTTCGAAGAGATCTCAAGCTAATCAGCGAAGTCCAAGCACCATTCCGTGGTGTCAGGAGATTTTTCTATGTGGCATTTACTGCAGCTGCTGGAATTTCAACCTTCTTCACCATACCCAGGCTGATCAGTGCAATTAATGGTGGCAATGGCGCTCCTGATCTTTTGGAAACTGCTGGAAATGTAGCAATTAACATTGGAG GGATCATTGTTTTTGTGGCATTGTTCTTGTGGGAAAACAAAAAGGAGGAAGAACAACTTGCACAGATTACCCGAGATGAAACTCTTTCAAGAT CTCTGCGCCTTTCCACTAATCGGGTTGTTGAATTGGTACAACTACGGGACACTGTTCGGCCG GTTATCTTAGCTGGGACAAAAGAAACAATTTCGAGGGCTATGCAGAATGCAGAAAAGTTCCGACCTGATCTTCTCAGGCGAGGTGTTCTTTTGATTCCAGTCATCTGGGGTGAAAGAAAGGAACAAAAGATGGAGAAG AAAGGCTTTGGGTCGACTCCGAAAGCAGCTGCCGCTCTTCCTTCTATTGGG GAGGATTTCGATAAGCGAGCTCAGTACATTGTTGGACAATCAAAGTTGAAAGCAGAAATTCGATTTAAGGCAGAAGTAGTATCACCTGCAGAATGGGAAAG GTGGATAAGAGATCAGCAGAAATTTGAAGGAGTAACTCCTGGTGAGGATGTCTACATT ATATTGCGCCTAGATGGGAGAGTTCGAAGATCAGGGAAA ggtATGCCTGACTGGGAACAAATTGCGAAGGAGCTTCCCGCAATCGACGCATTGCTAAGCAAACTTGAAAGATAG
- the LOC139881301 gene encoding LOW QUALITY PROTEIN: xyloglucan 6-xylosyltransferase 2-like (The sequence of the model RefSeq protein was modified relative to this genomic sequence to represent the inferred CDS: deleted 2 bases in 2 codons) — translation MIERYLGAQRSRKIHRALRHGKVTFLCLVLTVVVLRGIIGSGKFGTPEQDFNELRDRLHFSRKRAEPHRVLEEFQTTATSDNNDPNNYNAFDINKILVDEGEDDKPDPNKPYTLGPRISDWDEQRAKWLKENPNFIAPNKPRVLLVTGSSPKPCENPVGDHYLLKSIKNKIDYCRLHGIEVFWNMALLDAEMAGFWAKLPLIRKLLLSHPEIEFLWWMDSDAIFTDMAFELPWERYKDSNFVMHGWNEMVYDQKNWFGLNTGSFLLRNCQWSLNLLDTWSPMGPKGKIREEAGKVLTAYLKDRPVFEADDQSAMVYILATQRDKWGEKVYLESTYYLHGYLGILVDRYAEMIENYHPGFGDHRWPLVTHFVGCKPCGKLGDYPVERCLKQMDRAFNFGDNQILQIYGFTHKSLASRRVKRVRNETSNPLEVKDELGLLHPEFRAVRV, via the exons ATGATAGAGAGATATTTGGGAGCTCAAAGATCTAGAAAGATCCATCGAGCTCTCCGTCACGGGAAGGTCACATTCCTCTGCCTTGTCTTGACCGTAGTCGTCCTACGTGGCATAATCGGCTCCGGAAAGTTCGGTACGCCCGAGCAGGACTTCAACGAGCTACGCGACCGGCTTCACTTCTCCAGGAAGCGCGCCGAGCCCCATCGCGTCCTCGAAGAGTTCCAGACGACGGCGACGTCAGACAACAACGATCCGAATAATTACAACGCCTTTGATATCAACAAGATATTGGTCGACGAAGGTGAGGACGACAAACCTGACCCCAATAAGCCATACACTCTCGGTCCCAGGATCTCCGATTGGGATGAGCAGAGAGCGAAATGGCTAAaggaaaaccctaatttcatcgctCCGAACAAGCCTAGGGTTCTCTTAGTCACGGGTTCTTCGCCCAAACCGTGTGAGAACCCGGTCGGAGATCATTACCTGTTGAAATCGATTAAGAACAAGATTGATTACTGTAGGTTACATGGGATTGAGGTT TTTTGGAATATGGCATTGTTGGATGCTGAAATGGCTGGATTTTGGGCTAAGCTTCCGCTGATTCGGAAACTTTTGCTTTCTCATCCTGAAATTGAGTTCCTGTGGTGGATGGACAGTGATGCAATATTTACAGATATGGCATTTGAATTGCCATGGGAGAGGTATAAGGATTCTAATTTCGTGATGCACGGATGGAACGAAATGGTTTATGATCAAAAGAACTGGTTTGGGTTAAACACTGGCAGCTTTTTGTTAAGGAATTGTCAATGGTCTCTCAATTTGCTCGATACTTGGTCTCCAATGGGTCCGAAAGGCAAGATCAGAGAGGAGGCTGGAAAAGTGTTGACTGCATACTTGAAGGATCGTCCTGTTTTCGAAGCAGATGATCAGTCTGCAATGGTTTACATATTGGCCACACAGCGTGACAAATGGGGCGAGAAGGTTTATCTCGAGAGCACATACTATTTGCACGGTTATTTGGGGATTCTGGTAGATAGGTATGCGGAAATGATCGAGAACTACCATCCAGGATTCGGAGATCACAGATGGCCATTGGTTACTCAC TTTGTGGGTTGTAAGCCTTGTGGCAAATTAGGGGATTATCCAGTTGAAAGGTGCTTGAAGCAGATGGATAGAGCATTTAATTTCGGCGATAATCAGATTTTGCAGATTTATGGCTTCACGCACAAGTCATTGGCTAGTAGGAGAGTTAAGCGAGTTCGGAACGAGACGAGCAATCCACTCGAGGTTAAAGACGAACTTGGATTGCTTCATCCAGAATTCAGAGCAGTAAGGGTGTAG